In Apium graveolens cultivar Ventura chromosome 10, ASM990537v1, whole genome shotgun sequence, the following are encoded in one genomic region:
- the LOC141690354 gene encoding structural maintenance of chromosomes protein 2-1-like: MHIKEVCLEGFKSYATRTVVPGFDPFFNAITGLNGSGKSNILDSICFVLGITNLQQVRASNLQELVYKQGQAGITKATVSVVFDNSDRSRSPLGFEDSPEITVTRQIVVGGRNKYLINGHLAQPSRVQNLFHSVQLNVNNPHFLIMQGRITKVLNMKPPEILSMLEEAAGTRMYETKKEAALKTLEKKQNKVDDIDKLLDVEILPALDKLRKERTQYMQWANGNAELDRLKRYCIAFEYIQAEKIRDNAIQGVDAIKAKISEIDSSTENMKNEIHEMDTKVADLTAEKEARMGGEVKCLSDKVDALSRDLVKETSVMKNQEDNLKTEKNNAAKIEKNIDELKQSAKEKASAVQSAEDGAADLKGRVGELSKSLEDHEKEYQGVVAGKSSGDEEKCLEDQLADAKVGVGRAETELKQLQTKISLTDKELKAKLKQLSSKREEAVAVEKELSSRTKEVEDVKRALESVSFDEGEMEALQKDRMAELEIVQKLKDEIRMLTSRLGNVDFQYRDPARNFDRSKVKGVVAKLIKVKDSSAMTALEVAAGGKLFNVVVDTENTGKQLLQNGELRRRVTIIPLNKINSQTVPPRVQNAAVRLVGKENAEIALLLVEYDKELKSAMEYVFGSTFICKTTDAAKEVAFNKEIGTTSVTLEGDILQPSGLLTGGSRRGGGDLLGQLHALAEAELKFRNHQKRLSELEAKISELLPLQKKFNDLKTQLELKSYDLSLFQSRAEQNEHHKLSEVVKKLEQDLNEAKSSVKEKQQLHKNCVAQVSQLKKSIQEHVGNREGKLKILEKKIKEIKGQMQSASKDLKKHENERERLMMEMEAVHKEQTSMENQLASLRKQIANLTSEVEINKKRVASLGSDHDKAQSELNIVRSKLRECDAQISSILKEQQTLQHKITESSLERKKMENEVKRMEMEQKDCSHKVDKLIEKHAWITSEKHLFGRSGSDYDFQSRDPHKASEEYAKLQVEQSGLEKRVNKKVMAMFEKAEDEFNELISKKNIIEKDKTKITNAIEELDEKKRETLKVTWDKVTSDFGSIFSTLLPGTMAKLEPPEGASFLDGLEVRVAFGGVWKQSLSELSGGQRSLLALSLILALLLFKPAPLYILDEVDAALDLSHTQNIGRMIKTHFPHSQFIVVSLKEGMFNNANVLFRTKFVDGVSTVQRNVASKQK, from the exons ATGCACATTAAAGAAGTTTGTTTAGAGGGATTCAAATCCTACGCTACGAGAACCGTTGTTCCGGGTTTCGATCCGTTCTTTAATGCTATTACGGGCTTAAACGGGTCGGGTAAATCGAATATTCTTGATtcgatttgttttgttttgggGATTACTAATTTACAGCAAGTTAGGGCTTCTAATCTTCAAGAGCTTGTGTATAAGCAAGGCCAAGCTGGGATTACTAAAGCAACTGTCTCTGTTGTTTTCGATAATTCGGATAGGAGTAGGAGTCCTCTCGGGTTCGAAGATTCTCCTGAAATCACTGTCACTCGTCAG ATTGTAGTTGGTGGAAGAAACAAGTATCTGATCAATGGACATCTTGCTCAACCTAGTCGAGTTCAAAATCTTTTTCACTCCGTGCAGCTTAATGTCAATAATCCACATTTTCTTATAATGCAAGGGCGCATTACCAAAGTCCTGAACATGAAACCACCTGAAATATTGTCTATGCTTGAAGAAGCTGCTGGTACAAGAATGTATGAAACCAAAAAAGAAGCTGCATTAAAAACCCTCGAGAAAAAACAGAATAAGGTGGATGACATTGATAAGCTTCTTGATGTTGAAATACTACCTGCACTAGACAAGTTGAGGAAAGAACGCACACAGTATATGCAATGGGCAAATGGAAACGCAGAGTTGGACCGGCTTAAGAGATACTGCATTGCTTTTGAATATATTCAAGCCGAAAAGATTAGAGACAATGCAATTCAAGGGGTGGATGCGATCAAGGCTAAGATTTCTGAAATTGATTCTAGTACAGAAAATATGAAAAATGAAATACACGAGATGGACACAAAAGTAGCAGACCTAACTGCTGAAAAAGAAGCACGCATGGGCGGGGAGGTCAAATGCTTGTCAGACAAGGTTGATGCTCTGTCTCGTGATCTTGTTAAGGAAACATCTGTTATGAAAAATCAAGAAGACAATCTTAAGACTGAAAAAAACAATGCTGCAAAG ATTGAGAAAAACATAGATGAACTAAAACAGTCTGCCAAAGAGAAAGCTTCAGCTGTACAAAGTGCTGAAGATGGAGCTGCTGACTTGAAAGGAAGAGTTGGAGAACTTTCAAAAAGTTTAGAAGATCACGAAAAAGAGTACCAG GGAGTAGTAGCTGGTAAAAGCAGTGGAGATGAGGAAAAATGCCTTGAAGATCAACTAGCTGATGCTAAAGTAGGGGTTGGAAGGGCAGAAACAGAACTTAAACAATTGCAAACAAAGATAAGCCTTACTGACAAAGAACTCAAGGCAAAACTGAAGCAGTTGTCGTCCAAGCGTGAAGAAGCAGTTGCTGTTGAGAAAGAACTAAGTTCCAGAACAAAGGAAGTGGAAGATGTCAAAAGGGCTCTGGAATCTGTCTCATTTGATGAGGGGGAGATGGAAGCTCTACAAAAG GATCGCATGGCAGAGCTAGAGATTGTGCAGAAGCTAAAAGATGAAATCCGAATGCTTACTTCACGACTAGGAAATGTTGACTTCCAGTACCGTGATCCTGCAAGGAATTTTGATAGGTCCAAGGTGAAAGGCGTAGTTGCAAAGCTCATTAAAGTTAAGGATAGCTCCGCTATGACTGCTTTAGAG GTTGCTGCTGGTGGAAAGTTGTTCAATGTCGTAGTAGACACAGAAAACACAGGAAAACAACTTCTTCAAAATGGTGAACTTCGAAGACGAGTGACCATAATTCCTCTGAACAAAATTAATAGCCAAACTGTACCCCCTAGAGTTCAAAATGCTGCTGTTAGATTG GTTGGCAAGGAAAATGCTGAGATTGCACTGTTGTTGGTTGAATATGATAAAGAATTGAAG AGTGCAATGGAATATGTATTTGGTTCAACTTTTATTTGCAAGACCACTGATGCAGCAAAAGAG GTTGCTTTTAATAAGGAAATTGGCACGACAAGTGTCACTCTTGAAGGAGACATACTGCAGCCAAGTGGACTTCTGACAGGTGGCAGTCGCAG GGGTGGTGGTGATCTATTAGGGCAACTACATGCTTTGGCAGAGGCTGAACTGAAATTTCGTAATCATCAGAAACGTCTATCAGAACTTGAGGCTAAG ATTAGCGAGCTACTACCTCTCCAGAAAAAGTTTAACGATCTCAAGACACAATTGGAACTTAAATCATATGATCTTTCATTGTTTCAAAGCAGGGCTGAGCAAAATGAGCATCATAAG CTTAGTGAAGTAGTGAAGAAGCTTGAACAGGATCTTAATGAAGCAAAGTCTTCTGTTAAAGAAAAGCAACAGCTGCACAAAAATTGTGTAGCTCAAGTTTCACAGCTTAAAAAATCAATTCAAGAACATGTCGGTAATAGAGAGGGCAAGCTAAAGATATTAGaaaagaagattaaggaaatcaAGGGTCAGATGCAGTCAGCCTCTAAAGACCTAAAG AAGCATGAAAATGAAAGGGAGAGACTTATGATGGAAATGGAAGCTGTTCATAAAGAACAGACATCGATGGAGAATCAGTTAGCTTCTCTAAGAAAGCAGATTGCTAATCTCACTTCAGAAGTAGAAATAAATAAGAAAAGG GTTGCTTCTTTGGGGAGCGATCATGATAAAGCTCAATCTGAGCTTAACATTGTTCGATCAAAGCTGCGAGAATGTGATGCACAAATAAGCTCTATTCTCAAGGAGCAGCAGACGCTTCAGCATAAAATTACTGAGAGTAGTCTTGAAAGGAAAAAGATGGAAAATGAG GTGAAAAGGATGGAGATGGAGCAGAAAGATTGCTCTCACAAGGTTGACAAATTAATTGAAAAGCATGCCTGGATAACATCTGAGAAACACCTTTTTGGAAGAAGTGGCAGTGATTATGATTTCCAATCCCGCGATCCCCACAAGGCTAGTGAAGAATATGCGAAACTTCAAGTTGAACAATCAGG TCTTGAGAAAAGAGTGAACAAAAAAGTTATGGCTATGTTCGAGAAAGCGGAGGATGAGTTCAATGAGTTGATATCAAAGAAAAACATTATTGAG AAGGACAAAACAAAAATTACAAACGCGATTGAAGAGCTTGATGAGAAGAAAAGGGAAACACTAAAAGTTACCTGGGATAAAGTTACCAG TGACTTTGGATCTATATTTTCTACATTATTACCTGGTACGATGGCAAAGCTGGAGCCTCCCGAAGGAGCAAGTTTTCTAGATGGTCTTGAAGTCCGTGTTGCATTTGGGGGTGTTTGGAAGCAGTCTTTATCTGAACTTAGTGGCGGACAAAGATCTTTACTAGCTCTTTCCCTGATTTTAGCATTGCTTTTATTCAAGCCAGCTCCACTTTATATCCTTGATGAG GTTGATGCAGCTCTTGATTTAAGTCACACCCAAAATATTGGAAGAATGATCAAGACTCATTTTCCACATTCACAG TTCATTGTTGTTTCTCTAAAAGAAGGAATGTTTAATAATGCCAACGTTCTCTTCCGAACAAAATTTGTGGATGGAGTCTCAACTGTGCAGAGGAATGTTGCAAGCAAGCAAAAGTAG